The following nucleotide sequence is from Candidatus Nezhaarchaeales archaeon.
CTAGTTCGGCTTTCGCTTGGAACCGCTGCGGCTTTAGGTTTATCAAAGATTTGGATCGGCGTTAAACCATCCACTGCCTACCTCCTCACCTACGTTAACGGTAAGTGTAGGGCTAGCTGCGGTTTCTGTACGCAGGCGAAAACTAGTATGGCTGACGCCGACCTCCTATCTAGAGTGACTTGGCCGCCCTACCCGCTTCAGGAAGTACTAGATAAACTATCGAACAGCAGTATTAGGAGAATCTGCATACAGGCGGTAAACGTTGAAGGAATAGTGGAACAAGTTTTAAGCCTAATACGAAGCATTAAGCTAAGGGTCGATACTCCAATATCCCTTTCAATCCACCCTCTCTATGACCATCAACTTAAGGCGTTAAAGGATGTCGGCGTGGAGCGAGTTACAATACCGCTTGACGCTGCTAATCAAAACGTGTTTCAACGCGTTAAGGGTGACTTCTACAGCTGGGATGAGCATTGGTCCGGGTTGAAACGAGCTTTAAACGTATTCGGCAAGGGGAGGGTGGGTACACACTTAATAGTTGGGCTAGGTGAAAGTGAACTCGATATGGCTAATACCATTCAGAAGCTATACGACCTAGGCGTTTACCCTGGGCTTTTCGCCTTCACCCCGGTTAAGGGGACGAGGATGGAGCGTTACCCAAGGCCGTCCATTGAAAGCTATAGACGCGTACAACTCCTACACTACCTAATAACGAGGGGGTTAAGCCGCGTTGAACTAATGGAGTTCAACGGGAACTACGTGGTAAAAAGCTTTGGGATATCGAAGGAACGATTAAAGCGGATCGTTAAATCCGGCACCCCGTTCCTAACGAGTGGATGCCCGAACTGTAATAGGCCATACTATAATGAGCCGCCCAGCGGTCCATTCTATAACTATCCTAGACCCTTAAAACCCGATGAGGTTATACGGATATGTGAACAGCTTTTCCACG
It contains:
- a CDS encoding radical SAM protein, with the translated sequence MSNLGLVRLSLGTAAALGLSKIWIGVKPSTAYLLTYVNGKCRASCGFCTQAKTSMADADLLSRVTWPPYPLQEVLDKLSNSSIRRICIQAVNVEGIVEQVLSLIRSIKLRVDTPISLSIHPLYDHQLKALKDVGVERVTIPLDAANQNVFQRVKGDFYSWDEHWSGLKRALNVFGKGRVGTHLIVGLGESELDMANTIQKLYDLGVYPGLFAFTPVKGTRMERYPRPSIESYRRVQLLHYLITRGLSRVELMEFNGNYVVKSFGISKERLKRIVKSGTPFLTSGCPNCNRPYYNEPPSGPFYNYPRPLKPDEVIRICEQLFHE